The proteins below are encoded in one region of Pan paniscus chromosome 4, NHGRI_mPanPan1-v2.0_pri, whole genome shotgun sequence:
- the MBLAC2 gene encoding acyl-coenzyme A thioesterase MBLAC2: MSALEWYAHKSLGDGIFWIQERFYESGNRANIWLVRGSEQDVVIDTGLGLRSLPEYLYSSGLLQDRGAKEDAARRPLLAVATHVHFDHSGGLYQFDRVAVHHAEAEALARGDNFETVTWLSDSEVVRAPSPGWRARQFRVQAVQPTLILQDGDVINLGDRQLTVMHMPGHSRGSICLHDKDRKILFSGDVVYDGSLIDWLPYSRISDYVGTCERLIELVDRGLVEKVLPGHFNTFGAERLFRLASNYISKAGICHKVSTFAMRSLASLALRVTNSRTSP, encoded by the exons ATGTCGGCGCTCGAGTGGTACGCCCACAAGTCTCTAGGCGATGGTATCTTCTGGATTCAAGAACGTTTCTACGAGTCGGGCAACCGTGCCAACATCTGGCTGGTGCGCGGCTCCGAGCAGGACGTGGTGATCGATACAGGCCTGGGGCTGCGCAGCCTCCCGGAGTACCTGTACTCCTCCGGCCTCCTGCAGGACCGAGGGGCCAAAGAGGACGCGGCGCGCCGGCCACTGCTTGCCGTGGCCACCCACGTGCACTTCGACCACTCCGGCGGCCTCTACCAGTTCGACCGGGTGGCAGTGCACCACGCCGAGGCCGAGGCGCTGGCTCGCGGGGACAACTTTGAGACCGTGACCTGGCTCTCCGATAGCGAGGTGGTGCGGGCGCCCAGCCCCGGCTGGAGGGCCAGACAGTTCCGGGTACAGGCGGTGCAGCCCACCCTCATCCTGCAGGATG GGGATGTGATCAACCTTGGTGACAGACAGCTCACTGTTATGCACATGCCAGGTCACTCCAGGGGCAGTATTTGCTTACATGACAAAGACCGAAAGATTCTCTTCAGTGGAGACGTCGTGTATGATGGATCACTGATTGACTGGCTCCCATACAGCAGGATAAGTGACTATGTTGGAACTTGTGAACGTCTAATAGAATTAGTGGACAGAGGTCTGGTAGAGAAGGTGCTTCCTGGGCACTTCAATACCTTTGGTGCTGAAAGGCTTTTTCGATTGGCTTCTAACTATATTTCAAAAGCTGGGATATGTCACAAAGTTTCTACTTTTGCCATGCGATCTCTTGCAAGTTTAGCTCTACGTGTAACAAATTCTAGGACCTCACCCTAG